The Peribacillus sp. FSL P2-0133 genome has a segment encoding these proteins:
- a CDS encoding DUF975 family protein — protein sequence MRISELKRKALQSLGGKWGVTVSLMLLLFLINLILPLIVEVIGSGGFSQWLMQEETPLWTDIFSMVFSIALIPLTISTTWFYLNLVREENPDIPEVFAIYKDGKTSFKLIGASILQAIFIFLWSLLLIIPGIIKAIAYSQQFFLLKDHPEYTVLEAITESRKRMKGLKWKYFLMHLSFIGWGILCMFTLGIGLLWLIPYAGTTTAAFYNELIVPQEDIDDDQQIEG from the coding sequence ATGAGAATCTCAGAATTAAAGAGGAAAGCCCTTCAGTCGTTGGGAGGTAAATGGGGAGTAACTGTTTCGCTTATGTTGCTCTTGTTCTTGATCAACCTCATTTTACCTTTAATTGTCGAAGTGATCGGAAGCGGTGGGTTTTCACAATGGCTCATGCAGGAAGAAACACCATTATGGACTGATATCTTCAGCATGGTCTTTTCCATTGCCCTAATCCCGCTTACCATTTCAACCACTTGGTTCTACCTGAATTTGGTTAGGGAAGAAAACCCTGATATTCCAGAAGTATTCGCTATCTATAAAGATGGAAAAACCTCTTTCAAGCTTATTGGGGCATCCATCTTACAAGCAATTTTCATTTTTTTATGGTCATTATTATTAATCATTCCGGGTATCATCAAGGCTATCGCTTATTCGCAGCAGTTTTTCTTATTGAAGGATCATCCTGAATACACGGTGCTTGAAGCCATTACAGAGAGCAGAAAAAGAATGAAGGGCTTGAAATGGAAGTATTTCCTTATGCACCTAAGCTTCATCGGGTGGGGCATCCTTTGCATGTTCACGCTGGGAATTGGTTTACTATGGTTGATTCCTTATGCAGGAACAACAACTGCTGCATTCTATAACGAATTAATTGTGCCTCAAGAAGATATTGACGACGATCAACAAATAGAGGGATAA
- a CDS encoding cytochrome P450 has product MMKEVIAVKEITRFKTRTEEFSPYAWCKRMLENDPVSYHEGTDTWNVFKYEDVKRVLSDYKYFSSVRKRTTISVGTDSDEGSVPEKIQITEADPPEHRKRRSLLAAAFTPRSLQNWEPRIQEIADELIGEMDEDTEIDIVQSLASPLPIIVMSDLMGVPSKDRLLFRKWVDILFLPFDKEKQEEVNELKQVAAKEYYQYLYPIVVQKRLNPADDIISDLLKSEVDGEMFTDDEVVRTTMLILGAGVETTSHLLANSFYSLLYDDKEVYQELHENLDLVPQAVEEMLRFRFNLIKLDRTVKEDNDLLGVELKEGDNVVVWMSAANLDEEMFEDPFTLNIHRPNNKKHLTFGNGPHFCLGAPLARLEAKIALTTFLKKFKHIEAVPSFQLEENLTDSATGQTLTSLPLRAFPTV; this is encoded by the coding sequence ATCATGAAAGAAGTTATTGCAGTAAAAGAAATTACTAGGTTTAAAACACGGACGGAGGAATTTAGTCCGTACGCTTGGTGCAAACGGATGCTAGAAAATGACCCCGTGAGTTATCACGAAGGAACGGATACGTGGAATGTTTTTAAATATGAAGATGTGAAGCGGGTTCTCAGTGATTATAAATATTTTTCAAGTGTTCGGAAACGGACTACCATATCGGTTGGAACGGATAGTGATGAAGGTTCTGTGCCTGAAAAGATCCAAATCACTGAAGCTGATCCACCTGAGCATAGAAAACGCCGTTCACTGCTTGCCGCAGCATTCACACCTAGAAGTCTTCAAAACTGGGAACCTCGCATTCAGGAAATTGCAGATGAATTGATCGGAGAAATGGATGAGGACACGGAAATCGATATTGTGCAATCATTGGCGAGTCCGCTTCCGATCATTGTCATGTCGGATTTGATGGGCGTTCCCTCAAAAGATCGTTTATTGTTTAGGAAATGGGTGGATATCTTATTCCTTCCGTTTGATAAAGAAAAACAAGAAGAAGTAAATGAATTGAAGCAAGTGGCAGCAAAAGAATACTATCAGTATTTGTATCCGATTGTAGTGCAAAAACGATTAAACCCGGCAGATGATATCATCTCAGATCTATTGAAGTCAGAAGTGGATGGGGAAATGTTTACGGATGATGAGGTTGTCCGGACGACCATGCTGATTTTAGGAGCGGGGGTCGAGACAACAAGTCATTTACTGGCCAATAGCTTTTATTCCTTGCTATATGATGACAAAGAGGTTTATCAAGAGTTACATGAAAACCTGGATCTGGTTCCGCAGGCGGTCGAAGAAATGCTCCGTTTCCGATTCAATCTTATTAAATTGGATCGCACCGTAAAGGAAGATAACGATCTATTGGGAGTGGAATTGAAAGAAGGCGATAACGTGGTTGTTTGGATGAGCGCAGCTAACTTGGACGAAGAGATGTTTGAAGATCCTTTCACCCTTAATATCCACCGCCCTAATAATAAGAAACACCTTACCTTCGGAAATGGCCCTCATTTCTGCCTGGGAGCGCCGCTAGCCAGACTGGAAGCAAAGATTGCGCTAACTACATTCCTGAAGAAATTCAAGCATATTGAAGCGGTGCCATCATTCCAGTTAGAAGAGAATCTTACCGATTCAGCAACCGGGCAAACTTTGACATCACTACCGCTTAGGGCGTTCCCTACAGTTTAA
- a CDS encoding spore germination protein — protein MASFFKQKRQVKQQREKKKEDENQSKSKTPDYIESSISANLEIVKKKTGNSPDIIIRTLKIGQNPEMKTTILYVQGLIDNPSVTDFLIESIMKNPHLSEKMLPQEALDIISEDVISLGGVETVKDWEKLFLSLLSGDSIIFVDGINTALVASTRGGEKRSIQEPSTHLTVRGSREGFTESNGTNIAMLRRIINTPDLWIESMKIGTVTKTDVSIMYINGIVKEGIVEEVKKRLNRINIDSILESGYIEQLIEDQVMTPFPTLNHTERPDMVAGNLLEGRVAIFVNGTPFVLVAPAIFVQFFQSVEDYYNRFDIASATRFLRIIVFIISIVGPAVYVAATTFHQEMIPTKLLVIVAAQRETVPLPAVIEALLMEMTFEILREASLRMPKAVGSTMSIVGALVIGQAAVQAGIVSPAMVIIVSITAIASFATPSYSIAISARIVRFGFIICAGTLGFYGMILAFFILIVHLCSLRSLGVPYMTPLAPLNPEGLGDTFFRRPMWAFKERPKLLSNENNLIREGDNQRPLPPESRGMKTSDEKKGEGNES, from the coding sequence ATGGCTTCTTTTTTCAAACAAAAGAGACAAGTTAAGCAACAACGTGAAAAGAAAAAGGAAGATGAAAATCAATCCAAAAGCAAAACGCCTGATTATATTGAAAGTTCCATTTCTGCCAATCTGGAAATCGTGAAGAAAAAGACGGGAAACAGTCCGGACATCATTATCCGAACGCTGAAAATCGGTCAAAATCCGGAGATGAAAACAACTATCTTGTATGTGCAAGGCCTGATTGATAATCCAAGCGTTACGGACTTTTTAATTGAGTCAATCATGAAAAATCCTCATCTATCAGAAAAAATGCTTCCACAAGAAGCATTGGATATAATCTCTGAAGACGTGATTTCGCTCGGTGGTGTAGAAACCGTCAAGGATTGGGAAAAATTGTTTTTGTCATTATTATCAGGGGACAGCATCATTTTTGTTGATGGTATAAACACCGCCCTGGTTGCCAGTACAAGAGGAGGAGAAAAGCGCTCGATTCAGGAGCCAAGCACGCATTTGACTGTCCGGGGATCAAGAGAAGGGTTTACGGAATCGAATGGAACGAACATCGCCATGTTACGCCGGATCATCAATACCCCGGATTTATGGATAGAGTCGATGAAAATTGGCACGGTGACAAAAACGGACGTTTCCATCATGTATATAAATGGAATTGTCAAAGAAGGGATCGTCGAGGAGGTCAAGAAGCGCTTAAATCGAATTAACATCGATAGCATTCTTGAATCAGGATATATTGAACAATTGATAGAAGACCAGGTCATGACCCCATTCCCGACCCTTAACCATACAGAAAGACCGGATATGGTCGCAGGAAATCTTCTGGAAGGAAGAGTGGCGATATTCGTTAATGGAACGCCTTTCGTCTTGGTGGCCCCGGCAATATTCGTACAGTTTTTCCAATCTGTCGAAGACTACTATAATCGCTTCGACATTGCTTCAGCCACACGTTTTTTACGGATCATCGTTTTCATTATTTCTATAGTCGGACCGGCTGTCTATGTTGCAGCCACGACTTTTCATCAGGAAATGATCCCAACGAAGTTGCTGGTCATCGTAGCGGCCCAAAGGGAAACGGTTCCTTTGCCTGCCGTCATTGAAGCGCTTCTCATGGAAATGACCTTTGAAATATTACGGGAAGCAAGCCTTCGGATGCCAAAGGCTGTTGGTTCGACCATGTCCATTGTCGGAGCATTGGTCATCGGGCAGGCGGCTGTCCAGGCTGGTATCGTATCGCCGGCAATGGTCATCATCGTCTCGATCACGGCGATTGCCAGTTTTGCAACCCCTTCTTATTCCATAGCGATTTCTGCCCGCATTGTGCGGTTCGGATTCATCATTTGTGCCGGCACTTTAGGCTTTTATGGGATGATTTTAGCCTTTTTCATCCTTATTGTCCATTTATGCAGCCTGCGTTCACTTGGAGTTCCTTATATGACACCGCTCGCCCCTCTGAATCCGGAAGGGTTAGGCGACACATTTTTCAGAAGACCTATGTGGGCGTTCAAGGAAAGGCCAAAATTATTATCCAACGAAAATAACCTGATAAGGGAAGGCGATAATCAAAGACCTCTGCCTCCTGAATCGCGTGGAATGAAAACTTCTGACGAGAAAAAAGGTGAAGGCAATGAGTCGTAA
- a CDS encoding M20 family metallopeptidase, with protein sequence MQSLKLYPEIKSVREDVIAWRRHFHQHPELSYQEEKTSQFVYETLLSFGNLEVTRPTKYSVMARLIGTQPGKTLGIRADMDALPIDEENSFDFKSKTPGVMHACGHDGHTAMLLGTAKILSGMKDSLKGEVRFFFQHAEEYFPGGAQEMVDAGVMEGVDIVIGAHLMSTFEVGKVGIVYGPMMAAPDGFFLTIKGKGGHGSAPHETIDSIAIGAQVVTNLQYIVSRNTDPLDNLVLSIGKFVGGEAANVIANSVEISGTVRSFDLKFRESMPILMERVIKGITEAHGASYEFNYLTGYRPVINDNEVTRLIEETVREVYGEHSVDHQKPTMGAEDFSAFQQKAPSNYFLIGAGNKEKGITYPHHHPRFTFDEDAMEYGVNIFIHAVRKILG encoded by the coding sequence ATGCAAAGTTTGAAGTTATATCCGGAAATAAAAAGTGTAAGAGAAGATGTGATTGCTTGGCGACGTCATTTTCACCAGCATCCGGAATTATCTTATCAAGAAGAGAAGACATCGCAATTCGTATACGAAACCCTGTTGTCATTTGGAAACCTTGAAGTTACACGTCCGACAAAATACAGTGTGATGGCCCGCTTGATTGGTACACAGCCTGGAAAAACATTAGGCATCCGTGCAGATATGGATGCGCTGCCGATTGATGAAGAGAACTCTTTCGATTTTAAATCCAAAACACCAGGTGTCATGCATGCTTGCGGTCATGATGGTCATACGGCGATGCTTCTTGGTACGGCGAAAATCCTTTCCGGAATGAAAGATAGCCTGAAAGGTGAAGTCCGCTTCTTTTTTCAGCATGCCGAAGAGTATTTTCCTGGGGGAGCGCAGGAAATGGTAGATGCAGGTGTTATGGAAGGTGTGGATATCGTGATTGGTGCCCACCTCATGTCCACCTTTGAAGTCGGGAAAGTTGGCATCGTGTATGGCCCGATGATGGCTGCGCCGGATGGTTTCTTTCTGACCATCAAAGGAAAGGGAGGCCATGGTTCTGCACCTCATGAAACGATTGACAGCATCGCGATCGGTGCCCAGGTCGTTACGAATCTTCAATATATCGTGTCCCGCAATACAGATCCGTTGGACAACTTGGTTCTCTCCATCGGAAAGTTCGTTGGAGGGGAAGCGGCCAATGTCATTGCAAACTCCGTAGAGATTAGCGGGACGGTTCGAAGTTTTGATTTGAAATTCCGGGAATCCATGCCAATTCTTATGGAAAGGGTAATCAAAGGCATTACGGAAGCACATGGTGCCTCTTATGAATTTAACTATCTAACTGGATATCGGCCAGTCATAAATGACAATGAAGTCACCAGGCTCATTGAAGAAACTGTCCGTGAAGTTTATGGAGAACATTCTGTCGACCATCAAAAACCGACGATGGGGGCTGAGGACTTTTCGGCTTTCCAACAGAAAGCACCTAGCAATTATTTCTTGATAGGAGCCGGGAATAAGGAAAAGGGAATCACCTATCCCCACCATCATCCGCGTTTTACTTTTGACGAAGATGCCATGGAGTACGGTGTTAACATTTTTATCCATGCTGTTCGGAAAATTTTAGGTTAG
- a CDS encoding DedA family protein, whose product MENWITEFMNDFGYMGIFLLIALENIFPPIPSEVILTFGGFMTTTANMTIMGVVIASTIGSVAGAVVLYGIGLLLDVKVIEKFVERWGHILRLTVSDVHKANSWFDKYGSWTVFFCRLVPLIRSLISIPAGMSHMSFWLFLLYTTSGTLIWNIILVNIGAAVGSSWEDIVGYMDIYSNIVYAILALLFIIFVVLIFRRNKGKV is encoded by the coding sequence ATGGAAAACTGGATTACGGAATTCATGAATGATTTTGGGTATATGGGAATCTTTCTATTAATAGCATTGGAAAATATTTTCCCGCCGATCCCGTCTGAGGTCATTCTTACTTTTGGCGGTTTCATGACGACAACAGCGAATATGACGATTATGGGCGTCGTGATCGCATCGACTATAGGGTCAGTGGCAGGGGCAGTCGTCCTTTATGGAATTGGTTTACTTCTTGATGTGAAGGTCATTGAAAAGTTCGTGGAAAGGTGGGGCCATATTCTTAGGTTAACGGTATCGGACGTCCACAAGGCGAATTCATGGTTTGACAAGTACGGGTCATGGACCGTGTTTTTCTGCAGACTGGTTCCGCTGATCAGAAGCCTGATCTCGATTCCGGCAGGCATGTCCCATATGAGCTTTTGGCTCTTTCTGCTTTACACAACATCCGGAACATTAATTTGGAACATCATCTTAGTGAATATCGGGGCAGCTGTTGGATCTTCGTGGGAAGATATTGTAGGGTATATGGACATTTATTCCAACATCGTTTATGCGATATTGGCCTTGCTATTCATTATTTTCGTTGTTTTGATTTTTAGAAGGAATAAAGGCAAAGTATAA
- a CDS encoding phosphatase PAP2 family protein: MKLKQQLTIAFIISVFSLIGFSFMAFTISANEYLKFDEDVISLVQGFESPLLTDIMKFFTYIGSTGSIFILSLVILFFLYRVLKHRLELVLFTAVMVGSPLLNLMVKLFFQRARPDLHRLIEIGGYSFPSGHAMNAFSLYGILTFLLWRHITARWARILLILFSMMMILSIGISRIYLGVHYPSDIIAGYLAGGCWIAISIWFFQRYQDRRKNKDR; the protein is encoded by the coding sequence ATGAAATTAAAGCAGCAATTAACCATTGCCTTTATAATAAGTGTATTTTCTTTAATCGGGTTCAGTTTCATGGCATTTACCATAAGTGCAAATGAATACCTGAAATTTGATGAAGATGTGATTTCCTTGGTGCAAGGATTTGAATCTCCCCTTCTGACGGACATCATGAAGTTCTTTACCTATATAGGTTCAACCGGTTCCATATTCATCCTTTCCTTGGTCATTTTGTTTTTCTTATATAGAGTTTTGAAGCATCGTCTGGAACTAGTCCTATTCACTGCAGTCATGGTTGGTTCACCTCTTCTCAATTTGATGGTTAAGCTATTCTTTCAACGCGCCCGTCCCGATTTACATCGGCTCATTGAAATAGGGGGGTACAGTTTCCCTAGTGGACATGCCATGAATGCATTCTCATTATACGGAATTCTCACGTTTCTGCTATGGCGTCACATTACGGCTAGGTGGGCAAGGATTCTATTGATTCTGTTCAGCATGATGATGATCCTCTCGATCGGTATAAGCCGAATATATTTAGGGGTCCATTATCCTAGTGATATCATTGCCGGATATTTGGCGGGTGGTTGTTGGATTGCGATTTCCATTTGGTTTTTCCAAAGGTATCAAGACCGGCGGAAGAACAAAGATCGTTAA
- a CDS encoding DUF4083 domain-containing protein has product MSSGFNIADMIYQLFCLVFLILIIVGTVSLFRSMKQRKTRLDIMEKKMDDLHELIKRGKN; this is encoded by the coding sequence GTGAGTAGTGGTTTTAATATTGCGGATATGATATACCAATTGTTTTGCCTTGTATTTCTAATCCTGATCATCGTTGGGACCGTATCCCTTTTCCGTTCCATGAAGCAACGTAAAACCAGACTGGATATCATGGAAAAGAAAATGGATGATTTACATGAACTGATTAAAAGGGGCAAAAATTGA